In the Bacteroidota bacterium genome, TAAATTTTGCGTCAATAGTTGCAAACAGCTTTTTTACACTGTTCAATAACTCAACTCCAAGCGATGTTTGGAAGCATTGGATAATTATTACTTTTGCAGCACAAAAACAATTTCACTTTTATGAAAAAAGTACACAATTTTAGCGCAGGCCCGGGTATCCTTCCTGCCGAAGTTATTAAGCAATCGGCAGAGGCAGTTTTAAATTTCGATAATTTAGACTTGTCCATCTTAGAAATATCGCACCGCAGCAAAAATTTTATTGCAGTTATGGATGAAGCCATTGCACTGGTGAAAGATTTATTGAATTTACCAAGTGGCTATTCCGTAATTTTTATGGGAGGTGGCGCCAGTACACAATTTGCTATGGTTCCTTATAATTTGCTAAAAACCGGTGGTACTGCAGGATACCTCAACACAGGAGTGTGGGCAAGCAAAGCTATTAAAGAAGCTAAAATTATTGGAAACACAAAAGTAATTGCATCCTCCGAAGACAAAAATTTTAGCTACATCCCAAAAGGATATACTATTCCAAGTGATTTGGATTATTTGCATATTACTTCCAACAACACCATTTACGGAACGCAATTAAAAGAATTCCCAAAAAGCCCGGTGAGCTTGGTGTGCGACATGAGCAGCGATATTTTTTCGCGCCAAATTAATGCCACTGATTTTGATTTAATTTATGCAGGAGCTCAAAAAAACATGGGTCCTGCAGGTGCTACCATGATTGTGGTGAAAGATGAAATTCTTGGAAAAACCGGTAGAACCATGCTTTCGATGCTCGATTACCGCACCCACATTAAAGCCGAAAGCATGTACAATACGCCGCCCGTTTATCCCATTTATGTTTCGATGCTAACCTTACGTTGGTTAAAAAACAACGGTGGTGTGGCTTGGATCGAAAAAATAAATCAACAAAAGGCGGATTTGCTTTATGCTGAAATTGATCGCAACAGCTTATTTAAAGGCACTGTTGAAAAAGAAGATCGCTCCAATATGAATGTGAATTTTGTGTTAAGTAAACCTGAATTGGAAGCTGACTTTGACAAATTAAGCAAAGAAGCCAATCTGAGTGGATTAAAAGGGCATCGTGATGTAGGTGGTTACAGAGCTTCCTTATACAATGCACTTCCTTTGGAAAGTGTTGCCGTATTGGTGGACGTGATGAAAGCGTTCGAGCAGAAGTTTGCCTAAAAAATAAACACATTGCCATCAAACCTATGTTTCCTATGATCCTATGTGTTTCAAAAATTGAACCACATAGGCACATAGGCACATAGTTCATAAAGAAAGGTTAGGCCTGCTCCTTACTTATAATCCTCAACAAGCAATTGCTGTTTGCAAAAGTCGTATTCGTGCTTTTGGTGATTAGAGCAAACAATCACTATTCGCTCACTTGTAAACTTTTGAATCAGTTCATTGTACCAATCAATACCTTTTTTATCCAAATTAGAAGTGGGTTCATCCAAAAACAAAATGGGTGTATCACTCAAAATTGCTAAAGCAAGGCGTACACGCTGTTTCATGCCGCTCGAAAAATATTTTAATTCTTTATCTTTCGATTTAACCAATCCTGTAAGTTCAATAATTGCAGGAATACTAAGCGATTTAAAAAAAGGCTTGAATTGCGCATGAAATTGCAGTATTTCAGTGAGGCTGTACTCTTCAATCAATTCCAAGTATGGGGAAGCAAAGCTGATGTATGGAAAAATTTTTTCAACAGGAAGGGTTTTATCATTTAGCTGATATTCAATTAAACCGGTAGATTGCACTTGATTACCGGCAATTAATTGCAACAGTGTTGATTTACCTGAACCATTCGAACCCAGTATTACGTAAGCTTCTCCGGCTTGAAAGGTATACGTTACATTTTTAAAAATCCAGTCGCGGTTGTAGCGCTTACCAACTTCACTGAGCGTTATTTTCATGATGAAGCTTAAGAAATTCCGCGGATGATCCCTTCTTTGGAGCCCCTAATAAATTTCAGAATTTGTTCCTTTTCTTTGGAGGAAGGAGCTTCCTGCTCGATGACTGCAAGCGCATTCGAAACATTTAATCCTTTCACATAAAGTGTGC is a window encoding:
- a CDS encoding ABC transporter ATP-binding protein, whose amino-acid sequence is MKITLSEVGKRYNRDWIFKNVTYTFQAGEAYVILGSNGSGKSTLLQLIAGNQVQSTGLIEYQLNDKTLPVEKIFPYISFASPYLELIEEYSLTEILQFHAQFKPFFKSLSIPAIIELTGLVKSKDKELKYFSSGMKQRVRLALAILSDTPILFLDEPTSNLDKKGIDWYNELIQKFTSERIVIVCSNHQKHEYDFCKQQLLVEDYK
- the serC gene encoding 3-phosphoserine/phosphohydroxythreonine transaminase is translated as MKKVHNFSAGPGILPAEVIKQSAEAVLNFDNLDLSILEISHRSKNFIAVMDEAIALVKDLLNLPSGYSVIFMGGGASTQFAMVPYNLLKTGGTAGYLNTGVWASKAIKEAKIIGNTKVIASSEDKNFSYIPKGYTIPSDLDYLHITSNNTIYGTQLKEFPKSPVSLVCDMSSDIFSRQINATDFDLIYAGAQKNMGPAGATMIVVKDEILGKTGRTMLSMLDYRTHIKAESMYNTPPVYPIYVSMLTLRWLKNNGGVAWIEKINQQKADLLYAEIDRNSLFKGTVEKEDRSNMNVNFVLSKPELEADFDKLSKEANLSGLKGHRDVGGYRASLYNALPLESVAVLVDVMKAFEQKFA